The following proteins are encoded in a genomic region of Streptomyces collinus Tu 365:
- the selD gene encoding selenide, water dikinase SelD — translation MTPTRQDAVRLTQFAHGGGCACKIPPGELEEVVASLGAPLPAGAAPLPAGAAPLLVGLATGDDAAVVALPGQPGTAVVSTADFFTPVVDDPYDWGRIAAANALSDVYAMGGRPLIAVNLLGWPRDRLPFELAREVLRGGLDIATEAGCHIGGGHSVDDPEPKYGMAVTGVADPERLLRNDTGRPGVPLSLTKPLGLGVLNNRHKATGERFEQAVATMTALNRDASLAALAAGATCATDITGFGLLGHLHKLARASGVTAVVDTAAVPYLDGAREAVRGGYVSGGTRRNLAWVAPHSDFGTTDEDTRLLLADAQTSGGLLVAGEVPGAPVVGELVPYDGTHSLVLR, via the coding sequence ATGACACCGACCCGCCAGGACGCCGTCCGCCTCACGCAGTTCGCGCACGGCGGCGGTTGTGCCTGCAAGATCCCGCCCGGCGAGCTGGAGGAGGTCGTCGCGAGTCTGGGCGCGCCGCTGCCCGCCGGCGCCGCGCCGCTGCCCGCCGGCGCCGCGCCGCTGCTCGTGGGCCTCGCCACCGGTGACGACGCCGCCGTCGTCGCGCTGCCCGGTCAGCCGGGCACCGCCGTCGTGAGCACCGCCGACTTCTTCACCCCCGTCGTCGACGACCCCTACGACTGGGGACGCATCGCCGCCGCCAACGCCCTGTCGGACGTCTACGCGATGGGCGGCCGGCCCCTGATCGCGGTCAACCTGCTCGGCTGGCCCCGCGACCGGCTCCCGTTCGAACTGGCCCGTGAGGTGCTGCGCGGCGGCCTCGACATCGCCACCGAGGCGGGCTGCCACATCGGCGGCGGCCACAGCGTCGACGACCCGGAGCCGAAGTACGGCATGGCCGTCACCGGTGTCGCCGACCCGGAGCGGCTGCTGCGCAACGACACGGGCCGGCCCGGTGTGCCGCTGTCGCTGACCAAGCCGCTCGGCCTCGGCGTGCTGAACAACCGTCACAAGGCCACGGGGGAGCGGTTCGAGCAGGCCGTCGCCACCATGACCGCCCTCAACCGCGACGCCTCGCTGGCCGCGCTGGCCGCCGGTGCCACCTGCGCCACCGACATCACCGGCTTCGGCCTCCTCGGCCATCTGCACAAGCTCGCCCGGGCCTCCGGCGTGACCGCCGTGGTCGACACCGCGGCCGTGCCCTACCTGGACGGCGCCCGGGAAGCCGTGCGGGGCGGCTACGTCAGCGGCGGCACCCGGCGCAACCTCGCGTGGGTCGCGCCGCACAGCGACTTCGGGACCACGGACGAGGACACCCGGCTGCTGCTCGCCGACGCCCAGACCTCGGGCGGGCTCCTCGTCGCCGGGGAGGTGCCCGGAGCACCGGTCGTCGGGGAACTGGTGCCGTACGACGGCACCCACTCCCTCGTCCTGCGCTGA
- the selA gene encoding L-seryl-tRNA(Sec) selenium transferase translates to MPRTDVLLRDSRLAAAADRLGERLVKDAIRRAQREAREGAVPPERVADRAAALLPAGCGGLRPVVNATGVLLHTNLGRAPLSAAARQAVAEAAGPTDVELDLALGVRARRGRSVLAALSGRVPAAGAAHVVNNGAAALVLAATALAAGREIVISRGEMVEIGDGFRLPDLLVSTGARLREVGTTNRTTAADYAAAIGPDTGFVLKVHPSNFLVTGFTRAAETGELAGLGVPVVVDIGSGLLAPHPALPSEPDADTQLRAGAALVTASGDKLLGGPQCGLLLGREDLVTTLARHPLARALRVDKLTLAALEATLTGPPTPTETALTADPAGLTARAERLAAALRSDGTDVRAVGSTATVGGGGAPGVTLPSAALSLPEPYAAALRAGPDPVVGRLEAGRCLLDLRTVPPEDDERLAGAVRAARPAAGR, encoded by the coding sequence ATCCCGCGGACCGACGTGCTCCTGCGCGACTCCCGGCTGGCCGCGGCGGCGGACCGGCTGGGGGAGCGTCTGGTCAAGGACGCGATCCGGCGGGCGCAGCGTGAGGCACGGGAGGGGGCCGTCCCGCCCGAGCGGGTGGCGGACAGGGCGGCCGCGCTGCTGCCCGCCGGCTGCGGCGGACTGCGCCCGGTCGTCAACGCCACCGGCGTGCTGCTGCACACCAACCTGGGCCGGGCACCACTGTCGGCGGCGGCCCGGCAGGCCGTGGCGGAGGCCGCCGGACCCACCGACGTCGAACTCGACCTGGCCCTCGGCGTACGGGCCCGCCGCGGCCGCTCCGTCCTCGCCGCCCTCAGCGGCCGCGTGCCCGCGGCCGGTGCCGCGCACGTCGTCAACAACGGCGCCGCCGCCCTGGTGCTGGCCGCCACGGCCCTCGCGGCCGGCCGGGAGATCGTCATCAGCCGCGGCGAGATGGTGGAGATCGGGGACGGCTTCCGCCTGCCCGACCTGCTGGTCTCCACCGGCGCCCGGCTCCGCGAGGTCGGCACGACCAACCGGACCACCGCCGCCGACTACGCCGCCGCGATCGGCCCCGACACCGGCTTCGTGCTCAAGGTGCACCCCTCCAACTTCCTCGTCACCGGCTTCACCCGGGCCGCCGAGACCGGCGAACTGGCCGGGCTCGGCGTCCCGGTCGTCGTCGACATCGGCTCCGGACTGCTCGCCCCACACCCGGCGCTGCCCTCCGAGCCGGACGCCGACACCCAGCTCCGGGCCGGTGCCGCCCTGGTCACCGCCAGCGGCGACAAGCTGCTCGGCGGCCCCCAGTGCGGTCTCCTGCTCGGCCGCGAGGACCTGGTCACCACCCTCGCCCGGCATCCGCTGGCCCGCGCCCTGCGCGTCGACAAGCTCACCCTGGCCGCCTTGGAGGCCACGCTGACCGGACCGCCCACCCCGACCGAGACCGCCCTCACCGCCGATCCGGCCGGGCTCACCGCACGCGCCGAACGGCTCGCCGCCGCCCTGCGGTCCGACGGCACCGACGTCCGGGCCGTCGGCAGCACCGCCACCGTCGGCGGGGGCGGGGCTCCCGGCGTCACCCTGCCCAGCGCCGCGCTCTCCCTGCCCGAGCCGTACGCCGCCGCGCTGCGCGCCGGCCCGGACCCGGTGGTCGGCCGGCTGGAGGCCGGGCGCTGCCTGCTCGACCTGCGCACGGTCCCGCCCGAGGACGACGAGCGGCTGGCCGGGGCCGTCCGGGCGGCCCGCCCGGCAGCGGGGAGGTAG
- a CDS encoding MASE1 domain-containing protein, giving the protein MAAVAGFMEVRGPGGYAVQVLAVAACYYGAGRLGLLRRLVVEGAVVTPLWPPTGVAVAALLVFGLAAWPGITIGAFFTVLTLSPPDVGMMGFLFGNTVAPLCAVLLLRRSGFRPELSRLRDGLALVFLGALSAMMISASVGVGLLLATDKLPVHNFWPVWLAWWVGDAMGVLIVTPIALLLYKSRRPLPLGRWKEATALAAVACAVVPLAAYSSISLLFLVYPLLIWAALRFQLAGSMLCALLTSVLATVAATDGDGAFAGLSRIEVMAKLQAFNGAMALTALLLSAVITEQRHTRRSVERACQELVEVLEHLTAGEVPPTPRSASDPEDRPRPGHTPGPGPG; this is encoded by the coding sequence ATGGCTGCTGTGGCCGGTTTCATGGAGGTGCGGGGACCGGGCGGCTACGCCGTCCAGGTACTGGCCGTCGCCGCCTGCTACTACGGGGCGGGCAGGCTCGGACTCCTGCGCCGGCTCGTCGTCGAGGGCGCAGTCGTCACCCCCCTATGGCCGCCGACCGGCGTGGCCGTCGCCGCCCTGCTGGTCTTCGGCCTCGCCGCCTGGCCCGGCATCACCATCGGCGCTTTCTTCACCGTCCTCACCCTGTCCCCGCCCGACGTGGGCATGATGGGCTTCCTGTTCGGCAACACCGTCGCGCCCCTGTGCGCGGTGCTGCTGCTGCGCCGGTCCGGCTTCCGCCCGGAACTGAGCCGACTGCGCGACGGGCTCGCGCTGGTGTTCCTGGGCGCGCTGTCCGCCATGATGATCAGCGCGAGCGTCGGCGTCGGCCTGCTGCTGGCCACGGACAAGCTCCCCGTGCACAACTTCTGGCCCGTCTGGCTGGCCTGGTGGGTGGGCGACGCGATGGGCGTGCTGATCGTCACCCCGATCGCGCTGCTGCTGTACAAGTCCCGCCGGCCGCTGCCGCTCGGCCGCTGGAAGGAGGCCACCGCGCTGGCCGCGGTCGCCTGCGCCGTGGTGCCGCTCGCCGCCTACAGCTCCATCAGCCTGCTCTTCCTCGTCTACCCGCTCCTCATCTGGGCCGCCCTGCGCTTCCAGCTCGCGGGCAGCATGCTCTGCGCGCTGCTCACCTCCGTGCTGGCCACCGTCGCCGCCACGGACGGGGACGGGGCCTTCGCCGGGCTGAGCCGGATCGAGGTCATGGCGAAACTCCAGGCGTTCAACGGGGCGATGGCCCTGACCGCGCTGCTGCTGTCCGCGGTGATCACCGAACAGCGCCACACCCGGCGGTCCGTGGAACGGGCCTGCCAGGAACTGGTCGAAGTGCTCGAACACCTGACCGCGGGCGAGGTGCCGCCCACCCCGCGGTCCGCCTCCGACCCCGAGGACCGGCCCCGGCCGGGCCACACCCCGGGCCCCGGCCCCGGCTGA
- a CDS encoding PP2C family protein-serine/threonine phosphatase, producing MPRKRTTDDGDELLARLGSLTAQARERAEQQRTQVELAIALQRGMLPRDLPTASGLHLAVRYAPATYGLNVGGDWYDAFTMPDGRIGLSIGDVQGHNIEAAAFMGQVRAGLRALASVTSEPGDLLARTNDLLLSLGSDLFATCTFMRLDPVTGVLESARAGHIPFVWATAEGQSGVVDDEGGPPLGIQRGMEYPVTRHHLTTGGVFVLLTDGVVEGPSLNIEDGLEHVVRLAGIAAVAGLEAHALAGAVIKGAESVGHEDDAAVLVVGLDGPRVTGPDGAAVQP from the coding sequence ATGCCCCGCAAGCGCACCACGGACGACGGCGACGAGCTGCTGGCCAGGCTCGGGTCGCTGACCGCCCAGGCGCGCGAGCGGGCGGAGCAGCAGCGCACCCAGGTCGAACTGGCCATCGCGCTGCAGCGCGGCATGCTGCCCCGGGACCTGCCCACCGCCTCCGGCCTGCACCTGGCGGTGCGGTACGCGCCCGCCACCTACGGCCTGAACGTGGGCGGCGACTGGTACGACGCCTTCACCATGCCCGACGGCCGGATCGGGCTCTCCATCGGCGACGTCCAGGGGCACAACATCGAGGCCGCCGCCTTCATGGGGCAGGTCCGGGCGGGGCTGCGCGCCCTCGCCTCCGTCACCAGCGAGCCCGGGGACCTGCTCGCCCGGACCAACGACCTGCTGCTCTCGCTGGGCAGCGACCTCTTCGCCACCTGCACCTTCATGCGGCTCGACCCGGTCACGGGCGTGCTGGAGAGCGCCCGGGCCGGGCACATACCCTTCGTGTGGGCCACGGCCGAGGGCCAGTCCGGGGTGGTCGACGACGAGGGCGGGCCGCCGCTCGGCATCCAGCGGGGCATGGAGTACCCGGTGACCCGGCACCACCTGACCACCGGTGGCGTGTTCGTCCTGCTCACCGACGGCGTGGTCGAGGGGCCCTCGCTGAACATCGAGGACGGGCTCGAGCACGTGGTGCGGCTCGCGGGCATCGCCGCAGTGGCCGGCCTCGAGGCGCACGCGCTCGCCGGGGCCGTGATCAAGGGTGCGGAGAGCGTGGGACACGAGGACGACGCCGCCGTCCTCGTCGTGGGCCTCGACGGGCCCCGCGTCACCGGTCCCGACGGAGCCGCCGTTCAGCCATAG
- a CDS encoding alpha/beta fold hydrolase, translating to MRLHTHEWGTGDRVAVLVHGIMSDHRTWRRVAPVLADKGYRVVGVDLRGHGASGRGPYGAEIWAGDLVETLPGKPELAIGHSLGAMALVLAAERLSPARAVYCDPAWEPAAGLASAGALFADFKTASRAMITHFNPRWEEADVDVELATLALWDPATAHALADVYAVSRTPARPVVPSLVVRAGSSALVPPALAERLTRAGFEVRTVTTAGHTLYRDDFDGFMAALDGWV from the coding sequence ATGAGGCTGCACACCCACGAGTGGGGGACCGGGGACCGGGTCGCCGTCCTGGTGCACGGGATCATGTCCGACCACAGGACCTGGCGCCGGGTCGCGCCGGTCCTCGCCGACAAGGGCTACCGGGTCGTCGGCGTGGACCTGCGCGGGCACGGCGCCAGCGGACGCGGCCCGTACGGCGCCGAGATCTGGGCCGGTGACCTGGTGGAGACCCTGCCCGGCAAACCGGAGCTGGCGATCGGGCACTCGCTCGGCGCGATGGCGCTGGTCCTCGCCGCCGAGCGGCTGTCACCCGCCCGGGCCGTCTACTGCGACCCGGCCTGGGAGCCGGCCGCGGGCCTCGCCTCGGCAGGTGCCCTGTTCGCGGACTTCAAGACCGCGAGCCGCGCGATGATCACGCACTTCAACCCGCGCTGGGAGGAGGCCGACGTCGACGTGGAACTGGCCACCCTCGCGCTCTGGGACCCCGCGACCGCCCACGCCCTCGCGGACGTCTACGCCGTCAGCAGGACCCCGGCCCGCCCCGTGGTGCCCTCGCTGGTCGTGCGGGCCGGATCCAGCGCCCTGGTGCCCCCCGCCCTCGCGGAGCGGCTGACCCGGGCAGGCTTCGAGGTCCGCACCGTCACGACCGCCGGCCACACCCTCTACCGGGACGACTTCGACGGCTTCATGGCGGCCCTGGACGGCTGGGTCTGA
- a CDS encoding glyceraldehyde-3-phosphate dehydrogenase, translated as MTVNAVNDDSFTNWKIREEIAESMIPLIGKLHRERDVTVLLHSRSLVNKSVVSILKTHRFARQIAGAELSVTETMPFLQALTALDLGPSQIDLGMLATLYQADDRGLSVAEFTAEAVAGATGAGKIERRESRDVVLYGFGRIGRLVARLLIEKSGSGNGLRLRAIVVRGGGARAAGDLVKRASLLRRDSIHGQFQGTITVDEDASTIVANGNEIKVIYADDPSHVDYTEYGIRDAILIDNTGKWRDREGLSKHLRPGIEKVVLTAPGKGDVPNIVHGVNHDTVKPDEQILSCASCTTNAIVPPLKAMDDEYGVLRGHVETVHSFTNDQNLLDNYHKSERRGRSAPLNMVITETGAASAVAKALPDLKAKISGSSIRVPVPDVSIAILNLQLARETTREQVHDYLREVSLTSPLKRQIDFTTAPDAVSSDFIGSRHASIVDAGALKVDGDNAILYLWYDNEFGYSCQVVRVVQHVSGVEYPTYPATAV; from the coding sequence GTGACTGTCAACGCTGTCAACGACGACTCGTTCACCAACTGGAAGATCCGCGAGGAGATCGCGGAGTCGATGATCCCGCTCATCGGGAAGCTGCACCGCGAGCGGGACGTGACGGTCCTGCTGCACAGCCGCTCCCTGGTGAACAAGTCGGTGGTCAGCATCCTCAAGACGCACCGCTTCGCCCGGCAGATCGCCGGCGCCGAGCTGTCGGTCACCGAGACCATGCCGTTCCTCCAGGCCCTGACCGCACTGGACCTCGGGCCCTCCCAGATCGACCTGGGCATGCTGGCCACCCTGTACCAGGCCGACGACCGCGGGCTGAGCGTGGCGGAGTTCACCGCCGAGGCCGTAGCGGGTGCCACGGGCGCCGGCAAGATCGAGCGCCGCGAGTCGCGCGACGTCGTGCTGTACGGCTTCGGCCGGATCGGCCGGCTCGTCGCCCGGCTGCTGATCGAGAAGTCCGGCTCCGGCAACGGCCTGCGGCTGCGGGCCATCGTGGTGCGCGGCGGCGGCGCCCGGGCCGCCGGGGACCTCGTCAAGCGTGCCTCGCTGCTGCGCCGCGACTCCATCCACGGCCAGTTCCAGGGCACCATCACGGTGGACGAGGACGCCAGCACGATCGTCGCCAACGGCAACGAGATCAAGGTGATCTACGCCGACGACCCGTCGCACGTGGACTACACCGAGTACGGCATCCGCGACGCCATCCTCATCGACAACACGGGCAAGTGGCGCGACCGCGAGGGCCTGTCCAAGCACCTGCGCCCCGGCATCGAGAAGGTCGTGCTGACCGCGCCGGGCAAGGGCGACGTCCCGAACATCGTGCACGGCGTCAACCACGACACCGTCAAGCCGGACGAGCAGATCCTGTCCTGCGCCTCCTGCACCACGAACGCGATCGTCCCGCCGCTGAAGGCCATGGACGACGAGTACGGCGTGCTGCGCGGCCACGTGGAGACCGTCCACTCGTTCACCAACGACCAGAACCTGCTGGACAACTACCACAAGTCCGAGCGCCGCGGCCGGTCCGCGCCGCTCAACATGGTGATCACCGAGACCGGTGCCGCCTCCGCCGTCGCGAAGGCGCTGCCCGACCTGAAGGCGAAGATCAGCGGCAGTTCGATCCGCGTCCCGGTGCCGGACGTCTCGATCGCGATCCTCAACCTCCAGCTGGCCCGCGAGACCACCCGCGAGCAGGTGCACGACTACCTGCGCGAGGTCTCCCTGACCTCGCCGCTCAAGCGCCAGATCGACTTCACCACGGCGCCCGACGCGGTCAGCAGCGACTTCATCGGCTCCCGGCACGCCTCGATCGTGGACGCCGGGGCGCTCAAGGTCGACGGGGACAACGCGATCCTCTACCTCTGGTACGACAACGAGTTCGGCTACTCCTGCCAGGTCGTCCGGGTCGTCCAGCACGTCTCGGGCGTCGAGTACCCGACGTACCCGGCCACGGCGGTCTGA
- a CDS encoding collagenase: protein MRYRFGLPGRMAGAAAVCVTVAGLLSTPALASPQQHLGTTVRTAGRHAPAPPPAGPATGASERPAAPARRLSPAQLPPRAPASTRSSESAPRGAAKAASCTPADFGGRTGSALVAFVRASTPDCVNTLFTVTGRDAHDVFRQAQMVTVANAFTSTARKYRGDNSGSLEQLVLFLRAGYYVQFNHAADVGAYTSRLTSAVTAGLDTFFARSHTRDVSAANGDILGEAVVLTDSADQQGRYLYVYRRLLDGYDSSYDAVDSMIRAVNDVYTPLWRGNWNPEYVRAVAADPRVIDTLYDFALANTDLLGTGLAFLDSNAGMNVARYLEHPELRDTAQPLTKGLLDATAMTGPTAGLWVAVATQANYYDAANCSSYGVCDLPGKLTEAVLPTVHRCDANITVRAQALTAADLDAACAGVLGQDAYFRSLVKAAGPVPGQYVSTLRLVVFASRADYQTYAGAIFGISTDNGGMTLEGDPSDPANQATSIMYQKDYDDGFTARIWNLNHEYTHFLDGRDDMRGDFGRQISVPDVWWIEGVAEYVSYGYRGLADDQAVQEAGKHTYRLSTLFENTYDNSDVTRTYPWGYLAVRYMAERHPDDVQRMLARFRAGDYTGGYAVYHDGIGTRYDADFDQWLTACASGACARPAKA from the coding sequence ATGCGCTATCGCTTCGGGCTGCCCGGACGCATGGCCGGCGCCGCCGCCGTCTGCGTCACCGTGGCGGGCCTGCTCTCGACCCCGGCCCTGGCCTCGCCCCAGCAGCACCTCGGCACCACCGTCCGCACGGCCGGAAGGCACGCCCCCGCCCCGCCGCCCGCCGGCCCGGCCACGGGGGCCTCCGAGCGTCCCGCGGCCCCGGCGAGGAGACTCAGCCCGGCCCAACTGCCTCCCCGCGCACCGGCGTCCACGCGAAGCTCGGAGAGCGCACCGCGCGGCGCGGCGAAGGCGGCGTCCTGCACCCCGGCGGACTTCGGCGGCCGGACCGGCAGCGCCCTCGTCGCGTTCGTGAGGGCGTCCACGCCGGACTGCGTGAACACCCTGTTCACGGTCACCGGCCGGGACGCCCACGACGTCTTCCGGCAGGCCCAGATGGTCACCGTGGCGAACGCCTTCACCAGCACGGCCCGGAAGTACCGCGGGGACAACTCCGGGAGCCTGGAACAACTGGTCCTGTTCCTGCGCGCCGGCTACTACGTCCAGTTCAACCACGCCGCCGACGTGGGCGCGTACACGTCCAGGCTGACCTCCGCCGTCACGGCCGGTCTCGACACCTTCTTCGCCCGGTCCCACACGCGCGACGTCAGCGCCGCCAACGGCGACATCCTCGGCGAGGCGGTCGTCCTCACCGACAGCGCCGACCAGCAGGGCCGCTACCTGTACGTCTACCGGCGGCTGCTCGACGGCTACGACAGCTCCTACGACGCGGTCGACAGCATGATCAGGGCCGTCAACGACGTCTACACGCCGCTGTGGCGCGGCAACTGGAACCCCGAGTACGTCCGGGCGGTGGCGGCCGACCCGCGCGTCATCGACACCCTGTACGACTTCGCGCTGGCCAACACCGACCTGCTCGGCACGGGTTTGGCCTTCCTCGACTCCAACGCGGGCATGAACGTGGCCCGTTATCTCGAGCACCCCGAACTCCGGGACACCGCACAGCCGTTGACCAAGGGGCTGCTGGACGCGACCGCCATGACGGGCCCGACGGCCGGGCTCTGGGTGGCCGTGGCGACCCAGGCGAACTACTACGACGCGGCGAACTGCTCCTCCTACGGCGTCTGCGACCTGCCGGGCAAGCTGACCGAGGCCGTGCTGCCCACCGTCCACCGCTGCGACGCGAACATCACCGTCCGCGCCCAGGCCCTGACCGCCGCCGACCTCGACGCCGCCTGCGCCGGCGTCCTGGGCCAGGACGCCTACTTCCGCTCCCTGGTGAAGGCCGCGGGACCGGTGCCCGGTCAGTACGTCTCCACCCTCCGGCTGGTCGTCTTCGCGAGCCGGGCCGACTACCAGACCTACGCGGGCGCGATCTTCGGCATCAGCACCGACAACGGCGGCATGACCCTGGAGGGCGACCCCTCGGACCCGGCCAACCAGGCCACCTCGATCATGTACCAGAAGGACTACGACGACGGCTTCACGGCCCGGATCTGGAACCTCAACCACGAGTACACGCACTTCCTGGACGGCCGTGACGACATGCGGGGTGACTTCGGCCGGCAGATCTCGGTGCCGGACGTGTGGTGGATCGAGGGCGTCGCCGAGTACGTCTCCTACGGCTACCGGGGCCTCGCCGACGACCAGGCGGTCCAGGAGGCCGGCAAGCACACGTACCGGCTGAGCACCCTGTTCGAGAACACCTACGACAACAGCGACGTGACCCGGACCTACCCGTGGGGCTACCTCGCCGTGCGCTACATGGCCGAGCGGCACCCCGACGACGTCCAGCGCATGCTCGCCCGCTTCCGGGCCGGTGACTACACCGGCGGCTACGCCGTCTACCACGACGGCATCGGCACCCGCTACGACGCCGACTTCGACCAGTGGCTCACGGCGTGCGCCTCGGGCGCCTGTGCCAGGCCCGCGAAGGCCTGA
- a CDS encoding LysR family transcriptional regulator, translated as MELELRHLRVLCAIADAGSVGRAATHLGYSQPAVSTQLGRIERHLGEPLFERGASGVRPTPYGAEVVAQARDVLARADAIGHRRPSTAPRRTLRVASTNSPMLSGTVSRVRTRLPDLSLTLTSVYASSRIVELLEEGTVDVAIAADYPGMELRHSAAVRHRGIVTEPTFVALPARHRLRQCAQVQLADLAEDDWFVTPDDGAGWPGVFYDACAAAGFTPAAVHEFLGDQSQLQSMIADGLGVSLVQPTLRPIPHVAVKPLAGSPLWCRYVLAWRPGTVSEDVADTLVQSALAAYRDLVAQAPHLRDWASRTWSIAGA; from the coding sequence ATGGAGCTGGAACTACGGCACCTGCGGGTCCTGTGCGCGATCGCCGACGCGGGCAGTGTCGGACGCGCCGCCACCCACCTCGGGTACTCGCAGCCCGCGGTCAGCACCCAGCTCGGGCGCATCGAGCGGCACCTGGGGGAGCCGCTCTTCGAGCGCGGTGCGAGCGGGGTGCGGCCCACCCCGTATGGCGCCGAGGTCGTCGCCCAGGCCCGGGACGTGCTGGCCCGCGCCGACGCCATCGGCCACCGCAGACCCTCCACCGCGCCCCGCCGGACCCTGCGGGTGGCCTCGACCAACTCGCCCATGCTCTCGGGCACGGTGTCCCGCGTCCGCACCCGGCTGCCCGACCTGTCCCTCACCCTGACCAGCGTCTACGCCTCCTCACGGATCGTCGAGCTGCTGGAGGAGGGCACGGTGGACGTCGCCATAGCCGCCGACTACCCGGGTATGGAGCTGCGGCACTCCGCCGCCGTGCGGCACCGGGGGATCGTCACCGAGCCGACCTTCGTGGCCCTGCCCGCCCGCCACCGGCTGCGTCAGTGCGCCCAGGTTCAGCTCGCGGACCTGGCCGAGGACGACTGGTTCGTGACGCCGGACGACGGCGCCGGTTGGCCCGGGGTGTTCTACGACGCCTGCGCCGCCGCCGGGTTCACACCGGCCGCCGTCCACGAGTTCCTCGGGGACCAGAGCCAGCTGCAGAGCATGATCGCCGACGGCCTCGGCGTCTCCCTGGTGCAGCCGACGCTGCGCCCCATCCCGCACGTCGCGGTCAAGCCGCTGGCCGGCTCGCCGCTGTGGTGCCGCTACGTGCTGGCCTGGCGGCCCGGCACCGTCTCCGAGGACGTGGCCGACACGCTCGTGCAGTCGGCGCTGGCCGCCTATCGCGATCTCGTCGCCCAGGCACCGCACCTGCGGGACTGGGCGTCGCGCACCTGGAGCATCGCCGGGGCCTGA
- a CDS encoding class F sortase, which translates to MAAAPPSPPPAEPARDERQSGRGGRLTLWGVAIVFLGVSLFGGHHGSRETPAAPRASGPTSSVRSDTRSTEAGDGLPHSVPTRLLIPKISVDAPFAALTLGPTGQLEPPPADNTNLVGWYAKGASPGETGTSIIAGHVDTVTSAAVFANLDQLEPGDRFSVDRADGRTANFEVDDTETFAKDAFPSERVYADADRPEARLITCAGDYDHSVKDYTDNLVVFAHLV; encoded by the coding sequence ATGGCAGCAGCTCCCCCCTCCCCGCCCCCCGCCGAACCGGCGCGGGACGAGCGGCAGTCCGGCCGCGGCGGGCGGCTGACCCTGTGGGGCGTGGCGATCGTCTTCCTCGGTGTCAGCCTTTTCGGCGGCCACCACGGCTCGCGCGAGACCCCGGCCGCCCCCCGCGCCTCCGGCCCGACCAGCTCGGTGCGCTCCGACACCCGGTCCACCGAGGCCGGAGACGGGCTGCCGCACTCCGTCCCGACCAGGCTCCTCATCCCGAAGATCTCGGTGGACGCGCCGTTCGCCGCCCTGACGCTCGGTCCGACGGGCCAGCTCGAACCGCCGCCCGCCGACAACACCAACCTGGTCGGCTGGTACGCCAAGGGTGCCTCGCCCGGCGAGACGGGCACCTCGATCATCGCCGGGCACGTCGACACGGTGACCTCGGCCGCCGTCTTCGCCAACCTGGACCAGCTCGAACCCGGCGACCGGTTCTCCGTCGACCGGGCCGACGGGCGGACCGCGAACTTCGAGGTGGACGACACGGAGACGTTCGCCAAGGACGCCTTCCCGAGCGAGCGCGTGTACGCCGACGCCGACCGCCCCGAGGCCCGGCTGATCACCTGCGCGGGCGACTACGACCACTCGGTGAAGGACTACACCGACAACCTGGTGGTCTTCGCGCACCTCGTGTGA